From a single Candidatus Dadabacteria bacterium genomic region:
- a CDS encoding CDGSH iron-sulfur domain-containing protein: protein MSEKIKIEIMDDGPLIVSDLELLEDGEGNGLAIKKKTALCRCGTSGNKPFCDGSHKGAGFKSSIPSGESSAPAKEGDAVIRSLKNGPYEVCGDIELCVEDDSGLSGDDPYYLCRCGASENKPFCDGSHKRIGFTD from the coding sequence ATGAGTGAAAAAATCAAAATAGAAATCATGGATGACGGTCCCCTGATTGTAAGCGACCTCGAGTTGCTTGAAGACGGGGAAGGGAACGGACTTGCGATAAAAAAGAAAACCGCTCTTTGCCGCTGCGGGACCTCTGGAAACAAGCCGTTTTGCGACGGTTCGCACAAGGGGGCGGGGTTTAAGAGCAGCATCCCGTCCGGCGAATCTTCTGCTCCCGCCAAGGAAGGGGACGCAGTTATAAGGTCGCTTAAAAACGGTCCCTACGAGGTTTGCGGAGATATTGAACTTTGCGTTGAGGATGATTCGGGGCTCTCGGGGGATGATCCTTATTATCTCTGCCGCTGCGGGGCTTCTGAGAACAAGCCGTTTTGCGATGGTTCACACAAGCGGATCGGTTTCACTGACTAA
- a CDS encoding thioredoxin family protein: MVKTLSTMIPLGSEAPDFRLPDAVSGSELSLGDLKSDVATVLMFICNHCPYVKHLQDGLVEVADEYISKGVSFIAINSNDVDNYPDDSPERMKEVAEKKGYSFPYLFDETQEIAKAYDAACTPDFFVYDRDLKCIYRGQFDDSRPGNGKPVTGKDMRMALNSIIAGQAIEWEQIPSIGCNIKWK, from the coding sequence ATGGTTAAGACTCTATCGACGATGATTCCCTTGGGGAGCGAGGCTCCCGACTTCCGGTTGCCGGATGCTGTAAGCGGTAGCGAACTGTCGCTTGGCGATCTCAAGTCGGATGTTGCCACGGTGCTTATGTTTATATGCAACCACTGTCCTTACGTAAAGCACCTGCAGGATGGGCTGGTGGAAGTTGCCGATGAATACATTTCCAAGGGAGTTTCCTTCATAGCGATAAATTCAAACGACGTTGACAACTACCCTGATGATTCTCCCGAGAGAATGAAGGAAGTCGCAGAGAAAAAGGGGTACTCGTTTCCCTATCTGTTCGATGAGACGCAGGAAATCGCCAAGGCCTATGACGCCGCCTGCACCCCCGACTTTTTCGTTTATGACCGCGACCTGAAGTGCATATACAGGGGGCAGTTTGACGACTCAAGACCCGGGAACGGAAAACCGGTTACCGGAAAGGATATGCGTATGGCACTCAACTCCATTATAGCGGGCCAGGCAATTGAATGGGAGCAGATTCCGAGCATCGGGTGCAACATAAAATGGAAATAG
- a CDS encoding glutamine--tRNA ligase/YqeY domain fusion protein, whose amino-acid sequence MKSKTDKDGSPESEDFIRARIRSDLQAGIAKPVTRFPPEPNGYLHIGHAKSICLNFGIAEEFGGTCNLRFDDTNPSKEDVRYEEAIKEDVRWLGFDWEDKTYYASDYFEQLYEYALRLISEGKAYVDDLSAEEIREYRGTLSEPGRESPSRERSVEENLKLFQAMRDGGFDDGQYVLRAKIDMASGNINMRDPVMYRIMKESHARTGDYWSIYPMYDWAHGQSDSIEGITHSLCTLEFEDHRPLYDWFIAQLGIYHSQQIEFARLNLSYTVLSKRNLMKLVSEGYVSGWDDPRMPTISGLRRRGYTPESIRDFCRKIGITKQDSLIDIELLEHSVREDLNKRAQRVMAVLDPLKVVIINYPEDAEEELEAVNNPEDPSMGKRKVPFSKELFIERDDFMEDPPKKFYRLFPGSEVRLRYAYIVRCVGFERDPTTGEVTEVHCEYDPETRGGSAPDGRKVRGTIHWVCAKNASRVTVRLYDRLFTVPNPMADKQREFTEFLNPDSLQILEDCVAEPALVNVNNPWGINYQFERKGYFILDSVDSASGAPVFNRTVSLRDSWSRRSEGKRA is encoded by the coding sequence ATGAAATCGAAGACGGACAAAGACGGATCTCCGGAATCCGAGGATTTCATAAGAGCCAGGATAAGAAGCGATCTTCAGGCCGGTATCGCAAAGCCCGTCACCCGTTTTCCCCCCGAGCCCAACGGCTATCTCCATATAGGCCATGCGAAATCCATATGTCTTAATTTCGGTATAGCCGAGGAATTCGGCGGAACATGCAACCTGCGCTTTGACGACACCAATCCCTCAAAGGAAGACGTAAGATATGAGGAGGCTATCAAGGAAGACGTCAGGTGGCTCGGGTTTGACTGGGAAGACAAGACCTATTACGCCTCTGATTATTTCGAGCAGCTCTATGAATACGCCCTTAGGCTGATAAGCGAGGGGAAGGCCTACGTGGACGATCTGAGCGCTGAGGAAATAAGAGAATACCGGGGAACGCTTTCGGAACCCGGCAGGGAGAGCCCTTCAAGGGAGAGATCTGTTGAGGAGAATCTTAAGCTTTTCCAGGCTATGAGAGACGGGGGTTTCGACGATGGACAGTACGTGCTTCGGGCGAAAATAGACATGGCTTCGGGCAATATTAACATGCGCGACCCGGTCATGTACCGGATAATGAAGGAGTCCCATGCCCGCACCGGGGATTACTGGTCCATTTATCCGATGTATGATTGGGCCCACGGACAGAGCGACTCCATTGAGGGCATCACACATTCGCTCTGCACTCTTGAGTTCGAGGACCACCGGCCTCTTTACGACTGGTTTATCGCCCAGCTAGGCATATATCATTCCCAGCAGATTGAGTTCGCGAGGCTCAACCTCAGCTACACGGTCCTCAGCAAGAGAAACCTCATGAAGCTGGTTTCCGAGGGATACGTAAGCGGGTGGGACGATCCCAGGATGCCCACGATCTCGGGGTTGCGCAGAAGAGGGTACACGCCTGAGTCGATAAGGGATTTCTGCCGGAAAATAGGCATCACGAAGCAGGACAGCCTAATAGACATAGAGCTTCTTGAACACAGCGTAAGGGAAGACCTTAACAAGAGGGCGCAGAGGGTTATGGCGGTGCTTGACCCGCTGAAAGTGGTGATAATCAATTATCCCGAAGACGCAGAAGAGGAGCTCGAAGCGGTAAACAATCCGGAAGATCCCTCTATGGGAAAAAGAAAAGTCCCTTTTTCAAAAGAGCTTTTCATTGAAAGGGATGATTTCATGGAGGATCCGCCGAAAAAGTTCTACAGGCTCTTCCCCGGTTCCGAAGTGCGCCTGCGCTACGCCTACATAGTGAGGTGCGTAGGTTTTGAGCGCGACCCGACGACCGGAGAGGTAACCGAGGTTCACTGTGAATACGATCCCGAAACAAGAGGTGGGAGCGCCCCTGACGGAAGGAAGGTAAGAGGCACCATACACTGGGTTTGCGCGAAAAACGCCTCGAGGGTGACCGTAAGGCTCTACGACAGACTTTTTACCGTTCCCAATCCTATGGCCGACAAGCAGAGGGAATTCACCGAATTTCTAAATCCCGATTCACTGCAGATCCTTGAAGATTGCGTGGCCGAACCTGCTCTTGTGAATGTGAACAATCCGTGGGGGATTAACTACCAGTTTGAGAGGAAGGGATATTTCATCCTTGATTCCGTAGATTCGGCTTCTGGCGCGCCTGTTTTTAACAGGACGGTTTCCCTTAGGGATTCATGGAGCCGTCGCTCGGAGGGCAAAAGGGCCTGA
- a CDS encoding enoyl-CoA hydratase/isomerase family protein — protein sequence MSWEIERIGDVAVVRMNSNPMNVMGEEFFSDLEGAFTTLESDHTESPVVLTSSQRAFSAGLDLKYHLSLFTAGDEEEIWQWYERFRGALLRVFTYERPVVAAVNGHAIAGGLILALCCDYRVCVDSGARFGLNEITIGFPIPSAIAQIVLYVLGTAVAQQVMTTGFLYEPRDAVRLGFFDESHEADKLFSHCVEFAGQYGPSLIPGYAFSKRALRREVVANIEGACTEVDRELPKILRSPGVLESLGALVEALGKKKK from the coding sequence ATGAGCTGGGAAATTGAAAGAATTGGTGACGTCGCGGTCGTGCGCATGAACTCAAACCCGATGAACGTCATGGGCGAGGAGTTCTTCAGCGATCTTGAAGGGGCTTTTACGACGCTTGAGAGCGATCACACGGAAAGCCCGGTGGTGCTTACCTCTTCTCAGAGGGCTTTTTCTGCGGGTCTTGATCTTAAGTACCATCTTTCGCTTTTTACCGCTGGGGACGAAGAGGAAATCTGGCAGTGGTACGAGCGTTTTCGCGGCGCTTTGCTCCGGGTCTTTACTTATGAAAGACCTGTTGTGGCTGCGGTAAACGGTCACGCGATAGCGGGTGGACTTATACTGGCTCTCTGCTGCGATTACAGGGTATGCGTTGATTCAGGAGCAAGATTCGGTCTTAATGAAATCACCATAGGTTTTCCCATTCCTTCGGCGATAGCCCAGATCGTGCTTTACGTGCTGGGTACGGCAGTTGCGCAGCAGGTCATGACAACAGGTTTTCTTTACGAACCCCGCGACGCCGTCAGACTCGGTTTTTTCGATGAAAGCCACGAAGCGGACAAGCTTTTTTCTCACTGCGTTGAGTTCGCGGGGCAGTACGGCCCGTCGCTTATTCCCGGTTACGCCTTCTCTAAAAGGGCTCTTCGCCGCGAGGTCGTGGCGAACATAGAAGGAGCTTGTACCGAGGTTGACAGGGAACTTCCGAAAATTCTGCGCAGCCCGGGGGTTTTGGAGAGCCTCGGGGCTCTGGTTGAAGCCTTGGGAAAAAAGAAAAAATGA
- a CDS encoding GNAT family N-acetyltransferase — protein MKEVTVRKATGDDAEAMALILREIGWSERRNSLSLEEVSSPIRDLILQADGDPEGHTMYVACDSGGRILGFTTVHWVPFVMLGSYEGYVSDLFVSPSASGMGAGSRLIEAVMEEGKKRDVYRLMVTNGKDKPSYLRGFYRKKGWTERPKVANFTYYYKEPWS, from the coding sequence TTGAAAGAAGTCACCGTAAGAAAAGCCACGGGCGACGATGCGGAGGCGATGGCCCTGATACTGAGAGAGATCGGCTGGTCCGAGAGAAGGAACTCCCTTTCACTTGAGGAAGTGTCGTCTCCGATTCGGGATCTCATACTTCAAGCAGACGGAGATCCGGAAGGGCACACCATGTACGTCGCATGTGATTCCGGGGGAAGGATCCTCGGGTTTACCACCGTTCACTGGGTACCATTCGTTATGCTCGGAAGCTACGAGGGCTACGTCTCGGACCTGTTCGTAAGTCCTTCGGCAAGCGGAATGGGGGCTGGGAGCCGTCTTATCGAAGCAGTTATGGAAGAAGGTAAGAAAAGGGATGTTTATCGTCTGATGGTGACCAACGGCAAGGACAAGCCATCGTATCTGCGGGGCTTTTACAGAAAAAAAGGGTGGACGGAACGGCCGAAGGTTGCTAACTTTACCTACTACTACAAGGAGCCTTGGTCTTAA
- the purU gene encoding formyltetrahydrofolate deformylase produces MPEKQEEAILLVHSPDRPGLVHAVTNFIFEYGGNIHALQHCVDTNDMVTFIRAKWGMDGFTLSREETEEFFREKVAKKLDMKFEVFFTGDIPRMAVFVSKLPHCLSDIIYRLRAREWDVEMPIVISNHPDLRDVAGLHGADFYVFEDVKDNKEAVEAEQLELLHRYDVDFIVLARYMQIFTENFVSHYPNRIMNIHHSFLPAFPGARPYHSAYERGVKVVGATCHYVTEELDSGPIIEQDVIKVNYDDSIDDLKRKGQDLEKLVLSNAIWSHINREILIYKNRTIVFNK; encoded by the coding sequence ATGCCGGAAAAACAGGAAGAAGCAATTCTGCTAGTGCATTCCCCGGATCGCCCCGGTCTTGTTCACGCGGTCACCAACTTTATATTCGAATACGGGGGTAATATCCACGCGCTGCAGCATTGTGTTGACACAAACGACATGGTGACCTTTATCCGGGCCAAGTGGGGGATGGACGGCTTTACTCTCTCCCGCGAGGAGACGGAGGAATTTTTCCGCGAGAAAGTGGCGAAGAAACTCGACATGAAATTCGAGGTTTTCTTTACGGGAGATATCCCGCGCATGGCGGTTTTCGTTTCCAAGCTTCCCCACTGCCTCTCGGACATAATTTACAGACTCCGCGCCAGGGAATGGGACGTTGAGATGCCCATTGTGATAAGCAATCATCCGGATCTCAGGGATGTGGCGGGTCTTCATGGAGCGGATTTCTACGTGTTCGAAGACGTAAAGGACAACAAGGAAGCAGTGGAGGCAGAGCAGCTTGAGCTTCTTCACCGCTACGATGTGGATTTCATAGTGCTTGCAAGGTATATGCAGATTTTTACCGAGAATTTCGTATCGCATTACCCCAACAGAATAATGAATATCCATCATTCGTTTCTTCCGGCCTTTCCTGGTGCGCGCCCTTATCACTCCGCGTATGAAAGGGGGGTTAAGGTGGTCGGAGCAACCTGTCATTACGTAACCGAGGAACTCGATTCGGGACCCATAATAGAGCAGGATGTCATAAAGGTTAACTATGATGATTCGATAGACGACCTCAAGAGGAAGGGGCAGGATCTTGAGAAGCTTGTTCTTTCAAACGCGATCTGGTCCCATATAAACCGGGAGATTTTGATTTACAAAAACAGGACAATCGTATTCAATAAGTAG
- a CDS encoding MoxR family ATPase, with the protein MKFKGTNDYIATNDLAVAVNAAITLERPLLVKGEPGTGKTMLAFEVAKALGKQLITWHIKSTTTAQQGLYEYDAVARLRDSQLGDERVNDISNYIKKGKLWEAFESPEQVVLLIDEIDKADIEFPNDLLLELDRMEFYCYELKKTVRAVKRVIVIITSNNEKELPDAFLRRCFFHYIAFPDRKTLEKIVKVHYPDLERKLMNNALTLFYSVREIDGLKKKPSTSELIDWIKLLAADRVAAGELTGVDIEESLPPYSGALIKNEADYEMLEAIRRRFRR; encoded by the coding sequence ATGAAGTTCAAAGGCACAAACGATTACATAGCTACAAACGACTTGGCCGTGGCCGTTAACGCGGCCATTACGCTTGAGCGTCCGCTACTTGTTAAGGGCGAACCGGGAACGGGCAAGACCATGCTCGCGTTTGAGGTCGCAAAAGCCCTTGGAAAGCAACTTATAACCTGGCACATAAAGTCCACCACAACCGCGCAGCAGGGCCTCTACGAATACGACGCCGTCGCTAGGCTTCGCGACTCGCAACTCGGAGACGAGAGGGTAAACGATATCTCGAACTACATAAAGAAAGGAAAGCTCTGGGAGGCTTTCGAGAGTCCTGAACAGGTAGTGCTTCTGATTGACGAGATAGACAAGGCGGACATAGAGTTTCCAAACGATCTTCTTTTGGAGCTCGACAGGATGGAGTTTTATTGCTACGAGCTCAAAAAAACCGTAAGGGCGGTTAAGAGAGTCATAGTGATAATTACCTCGAATAACGAAAAGGAACTTCCGGATGCCTTTTTGAGAAGGTGCTTTTTTCACTACATAGCTTTTCCCGACCGTAAGACTCTTGAGAAAATAGTTAAGGTGCATTACCCCGATCTCGAGCGAAAGCTCATGAATAATGCGCTCACCCTCTTTTATTCCGTAAGGGAGATTGACGGTCTCAAGAAAAAGCCCTCCACGAGCGAACTTATAGACTGGATAAAACTGCTTGCGGCCGACCGCGTGGCCGCTGGTGAACTCACGGGAGTGGATATTGAAGAGAGCCTTCCTCCTTACTCGGGTGCGCTTATCAAGAACGAGGCGGACTACGAGATGCTCGAGGCGATTAGGCGGAGATTCAGAAGGTAG